From one Colletotrichum destructivum chromosome 3, complete sequence genomic stretch:
- a CDS encoding Putative major facilitator superfamily, MFS transporter superfamily, whose protein sequence is MPRMSDEGDDDLLLSTYSEHEGVLPTDDDEDALESPAGSRAFTWSPPPKWRRRLSVPGWEVGGRPVHAVVASGLRACFARLDGLLAPFRVRSPRAIILLLALLKFALTCKGMLLMMPLMRLIEDDICHKHYGRDPSELIPEMECKVDEVQKDLAWLGGWQSLIGAVVNMLVAFPYGVLSDRIGRKAGMLLAYVGTVFAFSWSPFILARFPGLNIYVLFLGSTFFLIGGGIVVVFNNIFAMAADVSTEKDRASNFVFLSVGAVAGGLLGPVTSGFLMERHGPWVPIRLVFVFTPFVFLIMLLLPETLRGGKASSSLSPPPSPDGPHRQQRRQVSFSDAVREGLAHGLSELRESISILRNRNILLCLVPPLISSPLVAAQMHTLPQYISKNFGWTLAQTSFLLSPLGLGHLGILLVLPWISTVVVNPAGRFRRTGFGKDALLAKASYVMIAGGALIEALSRDIVVFLVGLVVGTLGSASGPLTRAMITEFVSTEHTSRLYALTSMVDTLGSPLGGPVLAWAFSVGLEKKGGWKGLPWFYVSFLATLALAALALVREPREKGPVHLESGNGMEGLDYESGTEDDDL, encoded by the exons cgacgacgaggacgccctTGAGTCCCCCGCCGGCTCCCGCGCCTTCacctggtcgccgccgccgaaatGGAGACGCCGGCTCTCGGTGCCCGGATGGGAGGTCGGCGGTCGCCCCGtccatgccgtcgtcgcctcggGCCTCCGCGCGTGCTTCGCGcgcctcgatggcctgctGGCGCCGTTTCGGGTCCGGTCGCCGCGCGCCATCATCCTGCTGCTCGCGCTGCTCAAATTCGCCCTCACGTGCAAGGGCATGCTGCTCATGATGCCGCTGATGCGCCtcatcgaggacgacatcTGCCACAAGCACTACGGCCGGGACCCGTCCGAGCTGATCCCCGAGATGGAGTGCAAGGTCGATGAGGTGCAGAAGGACCTCGCGTGGCTAGGGGGATGGCAGTCGCTCATCGGGGCCGTCGTCAACATGCTTGTAGCGTTCCCTTATGGTGTCTTGTCGGATAG AATCGGACGTAAGGCAGGCATGCTGCTCGCCTACGTCGGCACCGTCTTCGCCTTCAGCTGGTCTCCCTTCATCCTCGCCCGCTTCCCGGGGCTCAACATCtacgtcctcttcctcggctcAACAttcttcctcatcggcggcggcatcgtcgtcgtcttcaacaacatcttcgccatggccgccgatGTCAGCACCGAGAAGGACCGCGCCTCCAACTTCGTCTTCCTGtcggtcggcgccgtcgccggcggcctcctcggcccgGTGACGTCCGGGTTCTTGATGGAGCGCCACGGGCCCTGGGTGCCGATccgcctcgtcttcgtcttcacaccgttcgtcttcctcatcatgctgctgctgcccgagacgctccgcggcggcaaggcgtcgtcgtcgttgtcgccgccgccatcgccggaCGGCCCGCacaggcagcagcggcggcaggtCTCGTTCAGCGACGCGGTGAGGGAGGGGTTGGCCCACGGGCTGAGCGAGCTGCGGGAGTCGATCTCGATCCTTCGGAACCGCAACATCCTGCTCTGCCTGGTGCCGCCGCTCATCAGCAGCCcgctcgtcgccgcgcaGATGCACACGCTGCCGCAGTACATCAGCAAGAACTTTGGCTGGACGCTGGCGCAGACGAGCTTCCTGCTGTCGCCGCTCGGGCTCGGCCACCTCGGGATCCTGCTCGTGCTGCCGTGGATCTCCACGGTGGTCGTCAACCCGGCGGgccgcttccgccgcacCGGCTTCGGCAAGGATGCGCTGCTCGCGAAAGCGTCGTACGTGATgatcgccggcggcgctctGATCGAGGCACTCAGccgcgacatcgtcgtcttcctggtCGGGCTCGTGGTCGGCACGTTGGGATCCGCCAGCGGGCCTCTCACGCGTGCGATGATCACGGAGTTCGTCTCGACAGAGCACACGTCGCGGCTGTATGCGCTGACCAGCATGGTTGACACGCTTGGGTCGCCGCTCGGTGGCCCGGTGCTCGCGTGGGCGTTCTCAGTCGGattggagaagaaggggggctGGAAAGGGCTGCCCTGGTTCTACGTCTCGTTCTTGGCCACGTTGGCGCTGGCAGCGTTGGCGCTCGTGAGGGagccgagggagaagggACCGGTTCACTTGGAGAGCGGGAACGGCATGGAGGGGCTGGATTATGAGTCTGGCACAGAAGACGATGACCTGTAA